The following are encoded together in the Lathyrus oleraceus cultivar Zhongwan6 chromosome 3, CAAS_Psat_ZW6_1.0, whole genome shotgun sequence genome:
- the LOC127127213 gene encoding uncharacterized protein LOC127127213 isoform X1: MEALYKKLYAKYTKLKTNKLSEFHDPAKEQEHKFRKFVSASEQLIDHLRNEYDKVLEHNNDLVNELTSIRLAKDNQLVDLQKLLMEETKKSDTLFEEVEKLQKLLKEGTSGDLNNSNNSSVRMTRKRMRQEHDALDKEAGFISCEFDEGNSVERESTQCFLKENASNKLMESSTSKVNDQPGSCIDLQESGRSSWLAHALFEYTLGMKLSFDNQTGRSCLFENQSTGFSFSISWIGKTPGEEAGEDAELLYQVKSLGMLERVVPEWMTADIKFSPTMCPIFFERVSRVINLKY, from the exons ATGGAGGCTCTCTACAAAAAACTCTACGCTAAATACACCAAACTCAAG ACTAACAAACTCTCCGAGTTCCATGACCCTGCCAAGGAACAAGAACACAAATTCCGCAAATTCGTCTCTG CTTCCGAACAGTTGATAGATCACTTGAGGAATGaatatgacaaggttcttgaaCACAACAATGACTTGGTAAATGAATTGACTTCGATTAG GCTTGCAAAAGACAATCAACTGGTTGATCTACAAAAGCTTTTAATGGAGGAAACCAAAAAAA GTGATACTCTTTTTGAAGAAGTTGAGAAGTTGCAAAAGCTTTTGAAGGAAGGAACTTCTGGTGATTTAAATAACTCCAATAACTCATCTGTTAGAATGACAAGAAAACGTATGAGACAGGAACATGATGCATTGGACAAAGAAGCGGGGTTTATATCATGTGAATTTGATGAAGGTAATTCTGTGGAGAGAGAGTCAACCCAATGCTTTCTCAAGGAGAATGCTTCCAATAAG CTGATGGAGTCTTCTACGTCTAAGGTTAATGATCAACCAGGTTCGT GCATTGATTTACAAGAAAGTGGTCGTAGTAGTTGGCTTGCTCATGCTCTTTTTGAGTATACATTGGGTATGAAGTTATCCTTTGACAATCAAACTGGACGATCATGTCTTTTTGAAAATCAATCAACCG GTTTCTCCTTCAGTATATCATGGATTGGCAAAACCCCTGGAGAGGAAGCCGGAGAGGATGCAGAACTGCTATACCAAGTAAAATCTCTAGGCATGCTTGAAAGAGTAGTACCAGAATGGATGACGGCAGACATCAAGTTCAGCCCAACCATGTGCCCCATCTTCTTTGAAAGGGTATCCCGAGTTATCAATTTGAAATACTGA
- the LOC127127213 gene encoding uncharacterized protein LOC127127213 isoform X2: MEALYKKLYAKYTKLKTNKLSEFHDPAKEQEHKFRKFVSASEQLIDHLRNEYDKVLEHNNDLVNELTSIRLAKDNQLVDLQKLLMEETKKSDTLFEEVEKLQKLLKEGTSGDLNNSNNSSVRMTRKRMRQEHDALDKEAGFISCEFDEGNSVERESTQCFLKENASNKLMESSTSKVNDQPGIDLQESGRSSWLAHALFEYTLGMKLSFDNQTGRSCLFENQSTGFSFSISWIGKTPGEEAGEDAELLYQVKSLGMLERVVPEWMTADIKFSPTMCPIFFERVSRVINLKY, translated from the exons ATGGAGGCTCTCTACAAAAAACTCTACGCTAAATACACCAAACTCAAG ACTAACAAACTCTCCGAGTTCCATGACCCTGCCAAGGAACAAGAACACAAATTCCGCAAATTCGTCTCTG CTTCCGAACAGTTGATAGATCACTTGAGGAATGaatatgacaaggttcttgaaCACAACAATGACTTGGTAAATGAATTGACTTCGATTAG GCTTGCAAAAGACAATCAACTGGTTGATCTACAAAAGCTTTTAATGGAGGAAACCAAAAAAA GTGATACTCTTTTTGAAGAAGTTGAGAAGTTGCAAAAGCTTTTGAAGGAAGGAACTTCTGGTGATTTAAATAACTCCAATAACTCATCTGTTAGAATGACAAGAAAACGTATGAGACAGGAACATGATGCATTGGACAAAGAAGCGGGGTTTATATCATGTGAATTTGATGAAGGTAATTCTGTGGAGAGAGAGTCAACCCAATGCTTTCTCAAGGAGAATGCTTCCAATAAG CTGATGGAGTCTTCTACGTCTAAGGTTAATGATCAACCAG GCATTGATTTACAAGAAAGTGGTCGTAGTAGTTGGCTTGCTCATGCTCTTTTTGAGTATACATTGGGTATGAAGTTATCCTTTGACAATCAAACTGGACGATCATGTCTTTTTGAAAATCAATCAACCG GTTTCTCCTTCAGTATATCATGGATTGGCAAAACCCCTGGAGAGGAAGCCGGAGAGGATGCAGAACTGCTATACCAAGTAAAATCTCTAGGCATGCTTGAAAGAGTAGTACCAGAATGGATGACGGCAGACATCAAGTTCAGCCCAACCATGTGCCCCATCTTCTTTGAAAGGGTATCCCGAGTTATCAATTTGAAATACTGA
- the LOC127127213 gene encoding uncharacterized protein LOC127127213 isoform X4: MEALYKKLYAKYTKLKTNKLSEFHDPAKEQEHKFRKFVSASEQLIDHLRNEYDKVLEHNNDLVNELTSIRLAKDNQLVDLQKLLMEETKKSDTLFEEVEKLQKLLKEGTSGDLNNSNNSSVRMTRKRMRQEHDALDKEAGFISCEFDEGNSVERESTQCFLKENASNKLMESSTSKVNDQPGIDLQESGRSSWLAHALFEYTLGFSFSISWIGKTPGEEAGEDAELLYQVKSLGMLERVVPEWMTADIKFSPTMCPIFFERVSRVINLKY, encoded by the exons ATGGAGGCTCTCTACAAAAAACTCTACGCTAAATACACCAAACTCAAG ACTAACAAACTCTCCGAGTTCCATGACCCTGCCAAGGAACAAGAACACAAATTCCGCAAATTCGTCTCTG CTTCCGAACAGTTGATAGATCACTTGAGGAATGaatatgacaaggttcttgaaCACAACAATGACTTGGTAAATGAATTGACTTCGATTAG GCTTGCAAAAGACAATCAACTGGTTGATCTACAAAAGCTTTTAATGGAGGAAACCAAAAAAA GTGATACTCTTTTTGAAGAAGTTGAGAAGTTGCAAAAGCTTTTGAAGGAAGGAACTTCTGGTGATTTAAATAACTCCAATAACTCATCTGTTAGAATGACAAGAAAACGTATGAGACAGGAACATGATGCATTGGACAAAGAAGCGGGGTTTATATCATGTGAATTTGATGAAGGTAATTCTGTGGAGAGAGAGTCAACCCAATGCTTTCTCAAGGAGAATGCTTCCAATAAG CTGATGGAGTCTTCTACGTCTAAGGTTAATGATCAACCAG GCATTGATTTACAAGAAAGTGGTCGTAGTAGTTGGCTTGCTCATGCTCTTTTTGAGTATACATTGG GTTTCTCCTTCAGTATATCATGGATTGGCAAAACCCCTGGAGAGGAAGCCGGAGAGGATGCAGAACTGCTATACCAAGTAAAATCTCTAGGCATGCTTGAAAGAGTAGTACCAGAATGGATGACGGCAGACATCAAGTTCAGCCCAACCATGTGCCCCATCTTCTTTGAAAGGGTATCCCGAGTTATCAATTTGAAATACTGA
- the LOC127127213 gene encoding uncharacterized protein LOC127127213 isoform X3, producing MEALYKKLYAKYTKLKTNKLSEFHDPAKEQEHKFRKFVSASEQLIDHLRNEYDKVLEHNNDLVNELTSIRLAKDNQLVDLQKLLMEETKKSDTLFEEVEKLQKLLKEGTSGDLNNSNNSSVRMTRKRMRQEHDALDKEAGFISCEFDEGNSVERESTQCFLKENASNKLMESSTSKVNDQPGSCIDLQESGRSSWLAHALFEYTLGFSFSISWIGKTPGEEAGEDAELLYQVKSLGMLERVVPEWMTADIKFSPTMCPIFFERVSRVINLKY from the exons ATGGAGGCTCTCTACAAAAAACTCTACGCTAAATACACCAAACTCAAG ACTAACAAACTCTCCGAGTTCCATGACCCTGCCAAGGAACAAGAACACAAATTCCGCAAATTCGTCTCTG CTTCCGAACAGTTGATAGATCACTTGAGGAATGaatatgacaaggttcttgaaCACAACAATGACTTGGTAAATGAATTGACTTCGATTAG GCTTGCAAAAGACAATCAACTGGTTGATCTACAAAAGCTTTTAATGGAGGAAACCAAAAAAA GTGATACTCTTTTTGAAGAAGTTGAGAAGTTGCAAAAGCTTTTGAAGGAAGGAACTTCTGGTGATTTAAATAACTCCAATAACTCATCTGTTAGAATGACAAGAAAACGTATGAGACAGGAACATGATGCATTGGACAAAGAAGCGGGGTTTATATCATGTGAATTTGATGAAGGTAATTCTGTGGAGAGAGAGTCAACCCAATGCTTTCTCAAGGAGAATGCTTCCAATAAG CTGATGGAGTCTTCTACGTCTAAGGTTAATGATCAACCAGGTTCGT GCATTGATTTACAAGAAAGTGGTCGTAGTAGTTGGCTTGCTCATGCTCTTTTTGAGTATACATTGG GTTTCTCCTTCAGTATATCATGGATTGGCAAAACCCCTGGAGAGGAAGCCGGAGAGGATGCAGAACTGCTATACCAAGTAAAATCTCTAGGCATGCTTGAAAGAGTAGTACCAGAATGGATGACGGCAGACATCAAGTTCAGCCCAACCATGTGCCCCATCTTCTTTGAAAGGGTATCCCGAGTTATCAATTTGAAATACTGA
- the LOC127127213 gene encoding uncharacterized protein LOC127127213 isoform X5, which produces MEALYKKLYAKYTKLKTNKLSEFHDPAKEQEHKFRKFVSASEQLIDHLRNEYDKVLEHNNDLVNELTSIRLAKDNQLVDLQKLLMEETKKSDTLFEEVEKLQKLLKEGTSGDLNNSNNSSVRMTRKRMRQEHDALDKEAGFISCEFDEGNSVERESTQCFLKENASNKALIYKKVVVVVGLLMLFLSIHWVSPSVYHGLAKPLERKPERMQNCYTK; this is translated from the exons ATGGAGGCTCTCTACAAAAAACTCTACGCTAAATACACCAAACTCAAG ACTAACAAACTCTCCGAGTTCCATGACCCTGCCAAGGAACAAGAACACAAATTCCGCAAATTCGTCTCTG CTTCCGAACAGTTGATAGATCACTTGAGGAATGaatatgacaaggttcttgaaCACAACAATGACTTGGTAAATGAATTGACTTCGATTAG GCTTGCAAAAGACAATCAACTGGTTGATCTACAAAAGCTTTTAATGGAGGAAACCAAAAAAA GTGATACTCTTTTTGAAGAAGTTGAGAAGTTGCAAAAGCTTTTGAAGGAAGGAACTTCTGGTGATTTAAATAACTCCAATAACTCATCTGTTAGAATGACAAGAAAACGTATGAGACAGGAACATGATGCATTGGACAAAGAAGCGGGGTTTATATCATGTGAATTTGATGAAGGTAATTCTGTGGAGAGAGAGTCAACCCAATGCTTTCTCAAGGAGAATGCTTCCAATAAG GCATTGATTTACAAGAAAGTGGTCGTAGTAGTTGGCTTGCTCATGCTCTTTTTGAGTATACATTGG GTTTCTCCTTCAGTATATCATGGATTGGCAAAACCCCTGGAGAGGAAGCCGGAGAGGATGCAGAACTGCTATACCAAGTAA